From a single Georhizobium profundi genomic region:
- a CDS encoding RrF2 family transcriptional regulator has protein sequence MISQKSKYALRALVALARAAPDEPVMIGQIAEEQDIPKKFLEQILLDLKHHGIVVSRRGKMGGYLLLRDASDISFGEILRIIDGPLAPLPCLSRVAYQRCDDCTDEATCEVRRVFEKVAVATRGVLDNTTIADSLGAPVETFIARKLA, from the coding sequence ATGATCTCTCAGAAATCCAAATACGCTTTGCGGGCGCTGGTGGCACTGGCGCGTGCCGCGCCAGACGAGCCCGTGATGATCGGACAGATCGCCGAGGAACAGGACATCCCGAAGAAATTCCTGGAGCAGATTTTGCTCGACCTCAAGCACCACGGTATCGTCGTCAGCCGACGCGGCAAGATGGGCGGGTATTTGCTGCTGAGAGACGCGTCGGATATTTCGTTTGGCGAGATCCTGCGCATCATCGACGGACCGCTGGCGCCGCTCCCCTGCCTGAGCCGCGTCGCCTATCAGCGTTGTGACGATTGCACGGACGAAGCGACCTGCGAAGTTCGGCGCGTCTTCGAGAAGGTCGCGGTCGCCACCCGTGGCGTGCTCGACAACACGACCATTGCCGATAGCCTCGGCGCCCCTGTCGAAACGTTCATTGCGCGAAAGCTCGCCTGA
- a CDS encoding beta-glucosidase, which produces MREAVAPSLDRERVFASFFQAGFECSTHRRADGNRLDLLQATGHAAHCLADYRQVKSLGMKTVRDGVRWHLIEAAGSTGRTWDSFLPMLRASRETGVEVIWDLMHYGWPDDVDIWKPDFVRRFAAFAAATARLVRSETDRVPFYCPINEISFFSWAGGDSALMNPMAEGRSFELKVQLVRAALEATEAIRAVDPRARFLYCDPVVRIFPKPDHPDDVQHAIGYENAQYQAWDMLSGALWPQLGGDPSFLDIVGVNYYPNNQWYYEGEALHQGHPLRVPFSTILADVAARYGRPVVVSETGAEADQRAGWFTMIADEVERALFDGIDVQGICLYPIIDHVGWDDERACESGLLSIEMSDGARRTHAPLEQVLHAQRQRLPLW; this is translated from the coding sequence TTGCGTGAGGCCGTCGCCCCAAGCCTCGACCGGGAGAGGGTGTTTGCGAGCTTTTTCCAGGCAGGCTTCGAATGCTCGACGCATCGTCGCGCCGATGGCAATCGGCTCGATCTCCTGCAGGCCACGGGTCATGCCGCGCATTGTCTTGCCGATTACAGGCAGGTGAAGTCGCTGGGCATGAAGACGGTGCGCGATGGCGTGCGGTGGCACCTCATCGAAGCGGCCGGCAGCACAGGCCGGACCTGGGACAGTTTCCTGCCGATGCTGCGGGCATCGCGGGAAACCGGCGTGGAGGTCATCTGGGACCTGATGCACTATGGCTGGCCGGATGACGTGGATATCTGGAAGCCTGACTTCGTCCGTCGGTTTGCGGCTTTCGCGGCCGCGACAGCGCGGCTTGTGAGGAGCGAGACCGATCGGGTCCCGTTCTATTGTCCCATCAACGAGATCTCGTTCTTCTCCTGGGCCGGTGGCGATAGCGCCTTGATGAACCCGATGGCGGAAGGCCGTAGCTTCGAGCTGAAGGTGCAGCTCGTGCGCGCCGCGCTCGAGGCGACCGAAGCGATCCGTGCGGTCGATCCCCGTGCGCGGTTTCTCTACTGCGATCCGGTCGTGCGGATATTTCCCAAGCCTGACCATCCGGACGATGTCCAACACGCGATCGGTTATGAAAACGCCCAGTACCAGGCCTGGGACATGCTTTCCGGCGCACTCTGGCCGCAGCTTGGCGGCGATCCCTCCTTTCTCGATATCGTCGGCGTCAACTACTACCCGAACAACCAGTGGTACTACGAAGGCGAAGCGCTGCATCAGGGCCATCCCTTGCGTGTGCCGTTCAGCACCATCCTCGCCGACGTCGCCGCACGTTACGGCCGGCCCGTCGTCGTCTCCGAAACGGGCGCCGAGGCCGACCAGCGTGCCGGGTGGTTCACGATGATCGCGGACGAAGTCGAACGCGCGCTGTTCGATGGCATCGATGTGCAGGGCATCTGTCTCTACCCGATCATCGACCACGTGGGCTGGGACGACGAGCGCGCCTGCGAGAGCGGATTGCTCTCGATCGAGATGTCGGACGGGGCCCGCCGGACCCATGCGCCGCTCGAGCAGGTATTGCATGCGCAACGCCAGCGACTGCCGCTTTGGTGA
- a CDS encoding PIG-L deacetylase family protein yields the protein MTNFVVTDLDGPILVVAPHPDDETLGCGGLIALATEAGIEVHTLFVTDGSASHRASQTHPPDVMAEIRAAEAEEALKRLGAEHQPRSFLKLRDGRMPPPGKHAYRDALDVVSELVSGSRFKTVVVPWRRDPHTDHRISWRIAMDAVRGNGMQVTLLEYQIWLAENGQAEDWPGDGEVSDASLDISMVMERKHHALKAHRSQLGLVVDDDPSGFALSPKTIARLVGQTENYWVSRWPGP from the coding sequence ATGACCAACTTCGTCGTGACCGATCTCGACGGGCCGATCCTCGTCGTGGCGCCTCATCCCGATGATGAGACGCTTGGATGTGGCGGGCTGATCGCGCTGGCAACCGAAGCCGGAATTGAAGTCCACACGCTGTTCGTCACCGATGGCAGCGCGTCGCATCGCGCGTCGCAGACCCATCCACCGGATGTGATGGCCGAAATCCGTGCGGCGGAAGCAGAAGAGGCGCTCAAGCGGCTCGGCGCAGAGCACCAGCCGCGCTCATTCCTCAAACTGCGCGATGGGCGCATGCCCCCTCCTGGCAAGCATGCCTATCGCGATGCGTTGGATGTCGTTTCCGAACTCGTCTCGGGATCGAGGTTCAAAACCGTCGTGGTGCCATGGCGGCGCGACCCGCACACGGACCACCGCATCAGCTGGCGCATTGCGATGGATGCGGTTCGGGGCAATGGGATGCAGGTCACGCTGCTGGAATATCAGATCTGGCTCGCAGAAAACGGCCAGGCGGAAGACTGGCCGGGCGATGGAGAGGTCTCGGACGCATCACTCGACATTTCCATGGTGATGGAGCGCAAGCACCACGCGCTCAAAGCGCATCGGTCTCAATTGGGCCTGGTGGTCGATGACGACCCGAGCGGCTTTGCGCTATCACCAAAGACCATCGCGCGGCTCGTCGGCCAAACCGAGAACTATTGGGTCAGCCGATGGCCCGGCCCATAA
- a CDS encoding class I SAM-dependent DNA methyltransferase: MGQPMARPINLDGFENLFQCDPDPWDYETSAFEAHKRSVLLRHAGLSPRGRVLELACANGVTTQALMNVGLRVTALDGSLTAISQAQARLGKISRLRLLHANLPEGMPKERFDLIVVSEIVYYLGSIAARQLAKSVANRVAPGGRVVVLHHHLNFPDASVNPEHAHRDFVRLLRKRMTLVRSARTGRFCVAALVAGHRH; the protein is encoded by the coding sequence TTGGGTCAGCCGATGGCCCGGCCCATAAACCTCGACGGCTTCGAGAACCTGTTCCAATGCGATCCGGATCCCTGGGACTACGAAACCTCGGCATTCGAGGCGCATAAGCGATCGGTGCTTTTGAGGCATGCCGGCCTCAGTCCACGCGGCCGCGTGCTCGAGCTGGCCTGCGCGAATGGTGTCACCACGCAAGCACTGATGAATGTGGGCTTGCGCGTCACGGCGTTGGACGGATCGCTAACCGCGATCTCCCAGGCGCAAGCGCGGCTGGGCAAGATCAGTCGTCTGCGGCTGCTGCATGCAAATCTGCCGGAAGGCATGCCGAAAGAGCGCTTCGACCTGATCGTCGTTTCCGAGATCGTCTATTATCTCGGCAGCATCGCTGCCCGGCAGCTGGCTAAAAGCGTGGCAAATCGCGTCGCACCCGGAGGACGGGTGGTGGTGCTCCACCATCACCTCAATTTTCCAGATGCGTCGGTCAATCCGGAACACGCCCATCGGGATTTCGTCAGGCTGCTGCGAAAAAGAATGACGCTGGTCCGCTCGGCCCGCACCGGGCGCTTCTGCGTCGCGGCGCTGGTGGCCGGACATCGCCATTGA
- the katG gene encoding catalase/peroxidase HPI, with translation MDAKVDKAGKCPVIHSLSQAKTLRDWWPNQLNLSILHQNSPLGNPMGEKFDYAEKFEKLDYKALKQDLTALMTDSQDWWPADYGHYGPFFIRMAWHSAGTYRTGDGRGGSSSGTQRFAPLNSWPDNANLDKARRLLWPIKQKYGNKISWADLFILTGNVALESMGFKTFGFAGGREDIFEPEQDIFWGTEEEWLAPSDAAKSRYSGERELANPLAAVQMGLIYVNPEGPDGRPDPLASAKDIRETFGRMAMNDEETVALVAGGHTFGKMHGAGDASLVGKDPEGSDIADQGLGWTSTFESGRGIHTITSGLEGPWTANPIQWDNGYFDVLFGYDWELDKSPAGAWQWHARDLAEKDHAPQVDGSGNRVKLVMSTADMAMKMDPIYGPISKRFHENPDQFADAFARAWFKLTHRDMGPRVRYLGEEVPQEVLIWQDPIPDVDHELVNDADIADLKSKILATGLTVSELVSTAWASASTFRGSDKRGGANGARVRLAPQKDWEVNDPDQLAKVLSALEGIQSSFNASQTGGKKVSLADLIMLAGVAAVEKAARDGGHDVDVPFTPGRMDASQEQTDAASFEPMEPKADGFRNYLEVDFSIPTEELLIDRAQLLTLTAPEMTVLVAGLRVLGANHGNSKHGVFTDRVGTLSNDFFVNLLDMNTAWKAVSEAQDVFEGRDRKSNEVKWTGTRVDLVFGSNSQLRALAEHYAQDDTQDQFVRDFVKAWTKVMNADRFDLKRDHWSKS, from the coding sequence ATGGACGCCAAAGTCGATAAGGCCGGCAAATGCCCGGTCATCCACTCGCTCTCGCAGGCGAAGACGCTACGGGACTGGTGGCCGAACCAGCTGAACCTCAGCATCCTTCACCAGAACTCCCCGCTCGGAAATCCGATGGGCGAGAAGTTCGACTATGCCGAAAAGTTCGAAAAGCTCGACTACAAGGCGCTGAAGCAGGATCTGACGGCGCTGATGACGGACTCGCAGGACTGGTGGCCGGCCGATTACGGCCATTACGGCCCGTTCTTCATCCGCATGGCATGGCACAGCGCCGGCACGTACCGCACGGGCGACGGCCGTGGCGGCTCGTCTTCCGGCACGCAGCGCTTCGCGCCGCTGAACAGCTGGCCGGACAACGCCAATCTGGACAAGGCACGCCGCCTTCTGTGGCCGATCAAGCAGAAATACGGCAACAAGATTTCCTGGGCCGATCTGTTCATCCTGACCGGCAACGTCGCCCTGGAATCCATGGGATTCAAGACGTTTGGTTTCGCAGGTGGCCGCGAAGACATCTTCGAGCCCGAGCAGGATATCTTCTGGGGCACGGAAGAAGAGTGGCTGGCACCTTCGGATGCCGCAAAGAGCCGCTATTCGGGTGAGCGCGAGCTCGCCAACCCGCTGGCCGCCGTCCAGATGGGCCTCATCTACGTGAACCCGGAAGGTCCGGACGGTCGTCCCGATCCGCTGGCTTCCGCCAAGGACATCCGCGAGACCTTCGGCCGCATGGCCATGAACGACGAAGAGACCGTCGCCCTCGTCGCCGGCGGCCACACCTTCGGCAAGATGCACGGCGCCGGCGATGCCTCGCTGGTCGGCAAGGATCCGGAAGGCTCCGACATTGCCGATCAGGGCCTTGGCTGGACGAGCACGTTCGAAAGCGGCCGTGGCATCCACACGATCACCAGCGGCCTCGAGGGCCCGTGGACGGCCAACCCGATCCAGTGGGACAACGGCTATTTCGACGTACTGTTCGGCTATGACTGGGAACTCGACAAGAGCCCGGCCGGTGCCTGGCAGTGGCATGCCCGCGATCTTGCCGAAAAGGATCACGCACCGCAGGTCGATGGTTCGGGCAACCGCGTCAAGCTCGTGATGTCGACCGCCGACATGGCGATGAAGATGGACCCGATCTACGGCCCGATCTCCAAGCGCTTCCACGAGAACCCGGATCAGTTCGCCGACGCATTCGCGCGTGCCTGGTTCAAGCTCACCCACCGCGACATGGGTCCGCGCGTGCGCTACCTCGGCGAGGAAGTGCCGCAGGAAGTGCTGATCTGGCAGGATCCGATCCCAGACGTCGACCATGAGTTGGTCAACGATGCGGACATCGCGGACCTGAAGTCGAAGATCCTCGCTACGGGTCTGACGGTTTCCGAACTGGTCTCGACCGCCTGGGCATCGGCCTCCACCTTCCGTGGCTCGGACAAGCGCGGCGGCGCCAATGGCGCACGTGTTCGCCTGGCTCCGCAGAAGGACTGGGAAGTCAACGACCCGGATCAGCTCGCCAAGGTGCTGAGCGCGCTGGAAGGCATCCAGTCGTCGTTCAACGCGTCGCAGACGGGTGGCAAGAAAGTGTCGCTCGCCGACCTCATCATGCTCGCCGGTGTGGCAGCGGTCGAAAAGGCAGCCCGTGACGGTGGTCATGATGTCGACGTGCCGTTCACGCCCGGCCGCATGGATGCGTCGCAGGAGCAGACCGATGCGGCGTCCTTCGAGCCGATGGAACCGAAGGCCGATGGCTTCCGCAACTATCTCGAGGTGGACTTCTCTATCCCGACCGAGGAACTCCTGATCGACCGTGCGCAGCTTCTGACGCTGACCGCTCCGGAGATGACGGTGCTGGTGGCTGGCCTGCGCGTTCTCGGCGCAAACCACGGCAACTCCAAGCACGGTGTCTTCACCGATCGGGTCGGCACGCTCTCGAACGACTTCTTCGTCAACCTGCTCGACATGAACACGGCCTGGAAGGCTGTTTCGGAAGCGCAGGACGTCTTCGAAGGCCGCGACCGCAAGTCGAACGAGGTCAAGTGGACAGGCACCCGCGTGGATCTCGTCTTCGGCTCGAACTCGCAGCTGCGCGCACTTGCCGAGCACTATGCGCAGGACGACACGCAGGACCAGTTCGTGCGTGACTTCGTGAAGGCTTGGACGAAGGTCATGAACGCCGATCGCTTTGACCTGAAGCGGGACCACTGGTCCAAGTCGTAA
- a CDS encoding glycosyltransferase, producing the protein MGRSLGSFDPCSPQLKPVIAIPARNEEARLPRVLDALERQCLPTDDRLSVLLLINNSSDGSFQLATELGARLEQVALTVRAVTFAPDEATVGMARRTAMDLALALAPSASSTLLLTTDADAEPDQDWVAANLKAAHAGADLVAGTIVADPSEEALLGIGLIRRSRSFDAYCRARSLLGSLLDPIDHDPWPKHLFEMAGSLAVRGDVYAAVGGIDPLAYREDLAFVSKVRASGYSVRHSVDAVVTVSARTCGRAPEGMSQSLARWKVEAERGDPLLVEDPDKTVARFLLRRELRAADRFEIIACLRAAGMIHVALPTCERAARAAAIELLAKDDLDACEVPVEIALIEFERVMRGYDECAATEELVHAG; encoded by the coding sequence ATGGGTAGATCGCTTGGCTCGTTTGACCCATGCTCGCCTCAACTGAAGCCTGTCATCGCGATACCCGCCCGAAACGAAGAGGCGAGGCTGCCGCGCGTGCTCGATGCGCTGGAGCGACAGTGTCTGCCGACCGATGACCGGCTCTCGGTACTTCTCCTGATCAATAATTCGAGCGACGGCTCCTTTCAGCTTGCGACGGAGCTCGGAGCCCGACTGGAGCAGGTCGCTCTGACCGTCCGAGCGGTTACCTTTGCGCCTGATGAGGCGACCGTGGGAATGGCGCGGCGCACTGCCATGGACCTTGCGCTTGCATTAGCGCCATCGGCCTCATCGACGCTGCTGCTGACCACGGATGCGGACGCGGAGCCAGATCAAGACTGGGTCGCTGCCAATCTGAAAGCAGCTCATGCGGGCGCTGATCTCGTAGCGGGGACGATCGTTGCTGATCCATCGGAGGAGGCGCTGCTCGGCATCGGGCTGATCAGGCGCAGCCGTTCCTTCGACGCCTACTGCCGCGCGCGCAGCCTTCTGGGCTCCCTATTGGATCCGATCGATCACGATCCCTGGCCAAAGCATCTCTTCGAGATGGCCGGCAGCTTGGCCGTTCGCGGCGATGTCTACGCTGCGGTCGGCGGGATCGACCCGCTGGCCTACCGCGAAGACCTGGCATTCGTCTCGAAGGTGAGGGCATCGGGGTATAGTGTGCGGCACAGCGTCGATGCGGTGGTGACCGTATCTGCGCGCACATGCGGCCGGGCACCGGAAGGGATGTCCCAGAGCCTGGCGCGCTGGAAGGTCGAGGCGGAACGCGGAGATCCGTTGCTCGTGGAGGATCCCGACAAGACCGTGGCGCGCTTCCTGTTGCGCCGAGAATTGCGCGCCGCGGACAGGTTCGAGATCATCGCCTGCCTGCGGGCGGCGGGTATGATCCATGTGGCGTTGCCCACATGCGAGCGCGCCGCAAGGGCCGCCGCCATCGAGCTGCTCGCAAAGGACGATCTCGATGCATGCGAAGTCCCAGTTGAAATCGCCCTTATCGAGTTCGAGCGGGTTATGCGCGGATATGACGAGTGCGCAGCAACCGAAGAGCTCGTGCATGCCGGTTGA
- a CDS encoding acyl-CoA dehydrogenase family protein, whose protein sequence is MPVDLSGLARAIGAGSAECDAQGSFPEAAFAALKEADLLARPPVDADATPELLRLLAAIGRGDLSTGRLYEGHVNAVILARQFAQGAALDRANRLLASGGMFGVWNTDAPQDPLTIENGVLSGKKNFASGVERLSHAIVTTGSMAERMMWLAPVEDLPLDRTWWKPMGMRSSGSHVVDFTGLRVQDDWAVGSPGDYTREPWISAGAIRFVAVQVGGMHAVLDVAIDHLRRSSRSEDRLQQQRLAMMATAVETGYLWLDRVGREWGQTGFADTVTPSTAAARGAVESAAVLVLDLAEKSVGAAGMIAPHPLERLVRDLRTYLRQPNPDGAADILGKSVADLNWAPGRGGVEP, encoded by the coding sequence ATGCCGGTTGATTTGTCGGGCTTGGCCAGGGCGATTGGCGCTGGTTCGGCGGAATGCGATGCACAGGGCAGCTTCCCCGAGGCGGCATTTGCGGCACTGAAGGAAGCCGATCTTCTGGCGCGACCACCGGTGGACGCCGACGCGACGCCTGAACTGCTCAGGCTTCTGGCAGCTATTGGCCGCGGCGACCTGAGCACGGGCCGGCTTTACGAGGGGCATGTCAACGCGGTGATCCTCGCGCGCCAGTTTGCGCAGGGCGCCGCGCTGGACAGGGCCAATCGGCTGCTTGCTTCGGGAGGCATGTTCGGTGTGTGGAACACCGATGCGCCGCAGGACCCGTTGACGATTGAGAACGGCGTTCTATCCGGCAAGAAGAATTTCGCCTCCGGCGTGGAGCGATTGAGCCATGCGATCGTCACCACCGGCAGCATGGCCGAACGCATGATGTGGCTAGCGCCCGTGGAAGATTTGCCGCTCGACCGTACGTGGTGGAAACCCATGGGCATGCGATCCTCAGGCAGCCACGTCGTCGACTTCACCGGACTGCGGGTTCAGGACGACTGGGCGGTCGGATCGCCTGGCGACTATACGCGCGAGCCTTGGATATCGGCCGGAGCAATCCGCTTCGTCGCCGTCCAGGTGGGCGGCATGCATGCCGTTCTGGATGTTGCGATCGACCACCTTCGGCGCTCGTCAAGATCCGAAGACCGCCTCCAGCAACAGCGGCTGGCGATGATGGCGACCGCTGTTGAGACCGGGTATCTGTGGCTCGATCGCGTGGGGCGCGAGTGGGGGCAGACAGGCTTTGCGGACACCGTAACCCCATCCACGGCGGCGGCGCGCGGTGCGGTCGAAAGCGCAGCCGTGCTCGTGCTCGATCTCGCTGAAAAATCCGTCGGCGCCGCAGGCATGATCGCGCCGCACCCGCTGGAGCGCCTGGTGCGCGACCTGCGCACCTATTTGAGGCAGCCGAACCCCGACGGGGCGGCGGACATTCTCGGGAAGTCGGTCGCCGACCTGAACTGGGCTCCAGGCCGCGGAGGTGTCGAGCCATGA
- the glf gene encoding UDP-galactopyranose mutase translates to MTRLATEHPVYFFEEPIDCKEGGDFLEYHPTRFDGVTVIRPRIAETLSEDERDERLQMLITRFCNASAIRNPIVWFYTPMMLPWVNGVSPMAVVYDCMDELSQFRFAPPRLIERERELLERADLVFTGGHSLYEAKRHLHDDIHPFPSGVDAEHFAQARLSERQAQETPVFGYYGVLDERIDLDLIAEVARLRPSYRFEMVGPVAKIDPASLPQAANISYPGAVSYRDLPRCLARWDVALMPFALNDATRFISPTKTPEYLSGGRPVVSTRIRDVERHYGDLEGVWIADSAADFATACDEALELASRTEWLGPVDRLIAQGSWDRIVSEMTEHLARVTERPTVQSQPSFPTPYRSRPPAFDYQIIGAGFAGAVLAERLARGSGKKVIICDKREHIGGNAYDMHDAAGVLIHRYGPHIFHTNSADIFDYLSRFTEWRPYEHRVLASVGDKLLPMPINRQTLNALYGLRLAGEEEAAAFLAKIAEPVDVIRTSRDVVISQVGQDLYRKFFEGYTRKQWGLDPSELDKSVTSRVPTRTSTDDRYFLDRYQAMPLKGYTHMFGNMLDHPDITIELGVSYDDLSSEKLAAHTIYTGPIDQFFDFRYGALPYRSLEFRHETIDRMQFQPVAVVNYPSEDIPHTRITEYKHLTGQSHAKTSISYEYPCSEGDPYYPIPRPANQALYKKYEALAATRHDVSFIGRLGTYRYYNMDQVVGQALATYRKLEAVKEMAVA, encoded by the coding sequence ATGACGCGGCTCGCAACGGAGCATCCGGTCTATTTCTTCGAAGAACCGATTGACTGCAAAGAAGGCGGCGACTTCCTGGAGTACCACCCCACGCGTTTCGACGGGGTCACGGTGATCCGTCCGCGCATCGCCGAAACACTGTCCGAGGACGAGCGCGACGAGCGACTGCAGATGCTGATCACGCGCTTCTGCAACGCGAGCGCCATTCGGAACCCGATCGTGTGGTTCTATACGCCGATGATGTTGCCATGGGTAAACGGCGTGAGCCCCATGGCCGTCGTCTACGATTGCATGGACGAACTATCCCAATTTCGCTTCGCCCCGCCGCGGCTCATCGAGCGCGAGCGCGAGTTACTGGAACGAGCGGATCTGGTCTTCACCGGCGGCCACAGCCTTTACGAGGCAAAGCGCCACCTGCATGACGACATCCATCCCTTTCCGTCCGGCGTCGACGCCGAGCATTTCGCACAGGCACGACTGAGCGAGCGCCAAGCGCAGGAAACACCCGTCTTCGGCTATTACGGCGTGCTGGACGAGCGGATCGATCTGGACCTCATTGCAGAGGTTGCGCGGCTGCGGCCCTCCTATCGCTTCGAGATGGTCGGGCCCGTGGCAAAGATCGATCCCGCGTCGCTTCCGCAAGCCGCCAACATTTCTTATCCAGGCGCGGTGTCCTACCGCGACCTGCCCCGATGCCTGGCTCGCTGGGATGTCGCGCTCATGCCTTTCGCACTGAATGATGCGACGCGCTTCATCAGTCCCACGAAGACGCCGGAATACCTCAGCGGCGGACGGCCTGTCGTGTCGACGCGCATCCGTGACGTTGAGAGACACTATGGTGATCTCGAAGGCGTTTGGATCGCCGACAGCGCTGCCGATTTCGCCACAGCCTGCGATGAAGCGCTCGAGCTCGCCAGCCGAACCGAATGGCTCGGGCCCGTCGACCGACTGATTGCACAAGGGTCGTGGGACCGTATCGTATCGGAGATGACGGAGCATCTGGCGCGCGTCACCGAGCGCCCGACAGTCCAGTCGCAACCCTCATTCCCCACCCCTTACCGAAGCCGCCCTCCAGCCTTCGACTATCAGATCATCGGAGCCGGTTTCGCCGGCGCCGTGCTGGCCGAACGGCTCGCGAGAGGATCCGGCAAGAAGGTGATCATCTGCGACAAGCGGGAGCATATCGGCGGTAACGCCTACGACATGCATGATGCCGCCGGCGTTCTCATTCACCGCTACGGGCCGCATATCTTCCATACCAACAGCGCCGATATTTTCGACTATCTCTCCCGCTTCACCGAGTGGCGTCCCTACGAGCACCGCGTTCTGGCATCGGTTGGCGATAAGCTCTTGCCGATGCCGATCAACCGGCAGACGTTGAATGCGCTCTACGGCCTGAGGCTCGCCGGCGAAGAAGAAGCCGCCGCATTTCTGGCGAAGATCGCCGAGCCGGTGGATGTGATCCGCACGTCACGCGATGTCGTCATATCGCAGGTCGGCCAGGATCTTTATCGCAAGTTCTTCGAGGGCTACACGCGCAAGCAGTGGGGGCTCGATCCGAGCGAGCTCGACAAGTCGGTCACGTCCCGCGTTCCGACGCGAACATCGACGGATGATCGCTACTTCCTCGATCGTTACCAGGCGATGCCGCTCAAGGGGTACACCCACATGTTCGGCAACATGCTGGACCACCCGGACATCACGATCGAACTCGGCGTCTCCTACGACGATCTCAGCAGCGAGAAGCTGGCCGCGCACACGATCTATACCGGGCCGATCGATCAGTTCTTCGATTTTCGCTATGGCGCGCTGCCCTATCGCAGTCTCGAATTCCGGCACGAGACGATCGACAGGATGCAGTTTCAGCCGGTGGCCGTGGTCAACTATCCATCGGAGGACATCCCGCACACCCGCATTACCGAGTACAAGCATCTGACCGGCCAGAGCCACGCGAAGACGAGCATCTCCTACGAATATCCCTGCAGCGAAGGCGACCCTTATTATCCGATCCCACGCCCGGCCAACCAGGCGCTCTACAAGAAATATGAAGCGCTCGCGGCCACCCGCCACGATGTGAGCTTCATCGGTCGTCTCGGCACTTATCGCTACTACAATATGGATCAGGTCGTCGGCCAGGCACTTGCAACCTACCGCAAGCTCGAAGCAGTCAAGGAGATGGCCGTTGCGTGA
- a CDS encoding hydrogen peroxide-inducible genes activator, translating to MKNLTLKQLRYFEALARHGHFGRAADACSISQPALSVQIKELEEGVGAELFDRSARQVRLSHVGKAFALRVRDILRSVDELGDLARASQAQLVGQLRIGIIPTVAPYLLPSVMERLSRLHEGLDIHVRETLTTTLVQDLENGSLDTAIVALPVSEPSLTEVALFSENFVLVRPRADADKPVPDRDALKEMRLLLLEEGHCFRDQALSFCNLHAAPPRELLEVGSLSTLVQMVSAGIGVTLIPEMAVSVETRSADVAINRFEGPQPSRTIGMVWRKTSPLGLQLQKIADIVRLAGSDIQAQA from the coding sequence ATGAAAAACCTCACGCTCAAGCAACTGCGCTATTTCGAGGCGCTCGCCCGGCACGGGCATTTCGGCCGTGCTGCTGATGCCTGTTCGATTTCCCAGCCGGCGCTCTCTGTCCAGATCAAGGAGCTTGAAGAGGGTGTCGGAGCCGAGCTTTTCGACCGCAGCGCCCGCCAGGTACGGCTGTCGCATGTCGGAAAGGCATTCGCACTTCGTGTTCGTGACATTTTACGATCGGTGGATGAACTAGGCGACCTCGCGCGGGCATCTCAGGCGCAGCTGGTGGGACAATTGCGGATCGGCATCATCCCGACAGTCGCGCCTTATCTGCTGCCGTCGGTCATGGAGCGCCTGTCCAGGCTGCACGAGGGGCTCGACATTCATGTGCGGGAAACGCTGACCACGACGCTGGTGCAGGACCTCGAAAACGGCAGTCTCGACACCGCGATCGTCGCGCTGCCCGTGTCCGAGCCCTCGCTGACGGAGGTTGCGCTCTTTTCAGAGAATTTCGTGCTGGTTCGGCCGCGGGCGGACGCGGACAAGCCTGTTCCCGATCGCGACGCTCTGAAGGAGATGCGACTGCTTCTCTTGGAGGAGGGTCATTGCTTCAGGGACCAGGCGCTCTCTTTCTGCAATCTGCATGCAGCGCCGCCGCGTGAACTGCTCGAAGTCGGCTCGTTGTCGACCCTGGTGCAGATGGTAAGCGCCGGCATCGGGGTGACGCTGATCCCCGAAATGGCCGTTTCCGTCGAAACGCGGTCGGCCGACGTCGCGATCAACCGCTTCGAAGGCCCGCAGCCTTCTCGAACGATCGGCATGGTCTGGCGCAAAACGAGCCCGCTTGGACTTCAGCTGCAAAAGATCGCGGACATCGTGCGTCTGGCCGGCAGTGACATTCAGGCGCAAGCCTAG